A section of the Campylobacter lanienae NCTC 13004 genome encodes:
- a CDS encoding response regulator transcription factor, which translates to MINVLMIEDDPEFAQILSEYLIKFNIKVTNYEDPYLGLSAGIKNYDLLILDLTLPGMDGLEVCKEIREKYDIPIIISSARSDVNDRVVGLQIGADDYLPKPYDPKEMHARITSLIRRYKKSNETQEEVTDTLFKVDDKRHEISYNGAPLTLTPAEYEILEYLIKQHSFSVSREQLVYHCKSLKDKDSKSLDVIIGRLRTKIGDNSKSPKHIFSVRGIGYKLVG; encoded by the coding sequence ATGATAAATGTATTAATGATAGAAGATGATCCGGAATTTGCTCAAATTTTATCTGAATATTTAATAAAATTTAATATCAAAGTTACAAATTACGAAGATCCATATTTGGGTCTTAGTGCCGGTATCAAAAATTATGATCTTTTGATATTGGATTTGACGCTGCCAGGTATGGATGGGTTAGAAGTTTGTAAAGAGATTAGAGAAAAATATGATATCCCTATCATCATTAGTTCAGCTAGAAGCGATGTAAATGATAGAGTTGTTGGACTTCAAATTGGGGCTGATGACTACTTGCCAAAGCCATACGATCCAAAGGAGATGCACGCTAGAATTACAAGCTTAATCCGCCGTTATAAAAAGAGCAATGAAACCCAAGAAGAGGTCACAGATACGCTATTTAAAGTAGATGATAAAAGGCATGAAATATCATATAATGGAGCGCCACTTACACTAACACCAGCCGAATATGAAATTTTAGAATACCTAATCAAACAGCATAGCTTTTCAGTATCAAGAGAGCAATTAGTATATCATTGCAAAAGCCTAAAAGATAAAGATTCTAAAAGTTTAGATGTTATAATAGGTCGCTTAAGAACCAAAATCGGCGATAACTCCAAATCACCTAAACATATATTTTCAGTTCGTGGTATAGGGTATAAATTAGTCGGATGA
- the dnaJ gene encoding molecular chaperone DnaJ, producing MEFDYYEILEISRDADSDTIKKAYRKQALRYHPDRNQGDKETEEKFKQINEAYEVLSNAEKREIYDRYGKDGLKGMAGGGFGGGFDFDDLGDIFSSFFGGGFGTKSRSKSQYKYALDIEVGIGLEFNEAVFGCEKEIKYKYKIPCKSCNATGSKDGKKQTCSKCGGNGKIGIQQGFMQFVQTCPECSGTGQIIKDRCPECNASGYNEISDSIKINIPEGVDNGTRIRVSQKGNRYENLTGDLYVRIAVKDDEHFHRNGDDVYVEIPVFFTQAILGDSIKIPTLRGEATLDLPVGAKDKQQFIIAKEGVRNARTKQLGDLIVQISIQAPKKLNDEQIELLKKLQNSFSIKSGEMATDKGIWDKIKSWFS from the coding sequence TTGGAATTTGATTATTATGAGATATTAGAGATTTCAAGGGATGCTGATAGTGATACAATTAAAAAAGCATATAGAAAACAAGCATTAAGATACCATCCAGATAGAAATCAAGGCGATAAAGAGACTGAGGAGAAATTCAAACAGATTAATGAAGCTTATGAGGTTTTAAGCAACGCTGAAAAAAGAGAAATATATGATAGATATGGCAAAGATGGGCTAAAAGGCATGGCCGGTGGTGGCTTTGGCGGTGGATTTGATTTTGATGATTTGGGTGATATATTTAGCTCATTTTTTGGTGGTGGATTTGGTACTAAAAGCAGATCTAAAAGTCAGTATAAATATGCTTTAGATATAGAAGTTGGTATTGGGTTAGAGTTTAATGAAGCGGTTTTTGGTTGCGAAAAAGAGATAAAATATAAGTATAAAATTCCATGTAAAAGCTGTAACGCAACAGGCTCAAAAGATGGCAAAAAGCAGACTTGTAGCAAATGCGGCGGAAATGGTAAGATAGGAATTCAACAAGGCTTTATGCAATTTGTCCAAACTTGTCCAGAGTGCTCAGGCACAGGCCAAATTATCAAAGACAGATGCCCTGAGTGTAATGCTAGTGGCTATAATGAAATAAGCGATAGCATTAAAATCAATATCCCTGAAGGGGTGGATAATGGTACTAGAATTAGGGTTAGCCAAAAGGGAAATAGATATGAAAATTTAACCGGAGATCTATATGTCCGTATAGCTGTTAAAGATGATGAGCATTTCCATAGAAATGGAGATGATGTATATGTGGAGATTCCAGTATTTTTCACTCAAGCTATTTTAGGTGATAGTATCAAGATACCGACGCTTAGAGGAGAGGCGACTTTGGATTTACCAGTAGGAGCTAAGGATAAACAGCAATTTATTATCGCTAAAGAAGGAGTTAGAAACGCTAGAACCAAGCAATTAGGCGATTTAATCGTTCAAATTTCAATTCAGGCGCCTAAAAAGCTAAACGATGAGCAAATAGAGCTTTTGAAAAAACTTCAAAATAGTTTTAGTATCAAAAGTGGCGAAATGGCTACTGATAAGGGAATTTGGGATAAGATTAAAAGCTGGTTTTCATAA
- a CDS encoding ArsS family sensor histidine kinase, translated as MRYSLTTKITIIFAIGFIVICTLFFMFFKLQNERLLGKISENHYNSISWLLSLYQKSNMPEDWERYFKNFDLAYVKNANLQKSIFDNGTIVNRVDTLIGVVDTISYKSNLYLRIKNQSVTILLESTLHSGNDSLLASFIIVMALFISLYVSIFRSLIPLKKLRSDIRKFAAGNMDSVCVVNFTKGSDEISEVAYEFNNAACKIKDLIMSRQLFLRTIMHELKTPIGKGRIVSEMLEDETQKDRLIAIFERLNILINEFAKIEQLLSKSYSLDYAKYRFSLILDQAKDMMLLDDFDSNVKVELSYDPLLMVDFQLFSLAIKNLIDNALKYSDDKKAYIKCDNEAIYIRNHGKPLDHSINHYKQAFIRDNNTKTSGMGLGLYIIEHICTMHKFALEYNYVDGFHEFCIKFGSKNSEKS; from the coding sequence ATGAGATACTCTCTAACTACCAAAATCACGATAATTTTCGCTATTGGATTTATCGTGATTTGCACTCTATTTTTTATGTTTTTTAAACTACAAAATGAGAGATTGCTAGGAAAAATTAGCGAAAATCACTATAATTCTATTAGTTGGCTACTATCGCTATACCAAAAATCCAATATGCCAGAAGATTGGGAGCGATACTTTAAAAATTTTGACCTAGCCTATGTAAAAAACGCAAATTTACAAAAATCTATCTTTGATAATGGAACGATAGTCAATAGAGTAGATACTTTAATCGGAGTGGTAGATACCATCAGCTATAAAAGTAATCTCTATCTACGCATTAAAAACCAAAGCGTAACTATACTTCTAGAATCCACTTTACATAGTGGAAATGATAGTTTATTAGCTAGTTTTATAATCGTTATGGCATTATTTATCTCCTTGTATGTTTCGATTTTTAGAAGTTTAATCCCGCTTAAGAAGCTAAGGAGCGATATACGCAAATTCGCTGCTGGAAATATGGATAGCGTTTGCGTGGTTAATTTCACCAAAGGTAGTGATGAGATTAGCGAAGTGGCTTATGAATTTAACAATGCAGCTTGTAAGATTAAAGATCTTATAATGTCTAGACAACTATTCTTGCGCACAATTATGCATGAACTAAAAACCCCAATAGGCAAAGGTAGAATCGTCAGCGAAATGCTAGAAGATGAGACGCAAAAAGATCGCTTAATAGCTATATTTGAAAGGCTAAATATATTAATCAATGAATTTGCCAAAATAGAACAACTACTAAGCAAAAGCTATAGCCTAGACTATGCCAAATACCGCTTTAGCCTAATACTAGATCAAGCTAAAGATATGATGCTATTAGATGATTTTGATAGTAATGTCAAGGTAGAATTAAGCTATGATCCGCTACTTATGGTGGATTTTCAGCTATTTTCACTTGCGATCAAAAATTTAATTGACAACGCTTTAAAATATTCTGATGACAAAAAAGCATACATAAAATGCGATAACGAAGCAATCTATATAAGAAACCATGGCAAACCACTCGATCACTCTATCAATCATTATAAACAAGCATTTATAAGGGATAATAATACCAAAACAAGTGGTATGGGGCTTGGGCTTTATATCATAGAGCATATTTGTACTATGCATAAATTTGCTTTAGAGTATAATTATGTAGATGGTTTTCATGAGTTTTGTATCAAATTTGGATCTAAAAATAGTGAAAAATCTTGA